CCTGCTGGTGACATTGTCCATCACCCGTCCGCTTAGCCGACTGCGAGGCGCGGTGCATGATCTGGGCCAAGCCACCTACCAGCAGAACAGCCTGGCGCAATTGGCCAACCGCCGCGATGAATTCGGCGTGTTGGCCACCGACTTCAATCGCATGGGCGCGCGCTTGCAAAGCCTGATCGCCAGCCAGCGCCAACTGTTGCGCGACGTTTCCCACGAACTGCGCTCGCCCCTGGCCCGCCTGCGTATCGCCCTGGCCCTGGCCGAGCGCGCCAGCCCCGAAGAACGGGAAAAACTGTGGCCGCGCCTGACTCGCGAATGCGACCGCCTGGAAGCCCTGATCAGTGAGATTCTGGTACTGGCCCGGGTGGACGCCGACAACGCCAGCGCCGAAGAGGTGGACCTCAACCCGCTGCTCAAGACACTGCAAAAGGACGCCCAACTCAGCGCCCCGGAGCAAGAGGTGCAACTGACGACTGAACCCGACCTGCGCCTCAAGGGCTGGCCGACCATGATCGAGCGCGCGGTGGATAACCTGCTGCGCAATGCCCAGCGCTTCAACCCAGCCGGCCAAGCCATCGAGCTGAACGCGCAGCGGCGCGGCGAGCGCATCCTGATCAGCGTGCGCGATCACGGCCCCGGCGTTGAAGCCGAGCACCTGAGCCAACTGGGCGAACCGTTCTACCGCGCACCCGGCCAGACCGCGCAAGGCCACGGCCTGGGCCTGGCGATTGCACGTCGCGCCGCCGAACGCCATGGCGGTCAGCTGATCCTGGCCAATCATGCCGATGGCGGTTTTATCGCCAGTATCGAACTGCCTCTGGTGCCAGGGGTTGCCACACCGGCCTGATGATCTTCTATAGTGGCCCTTCTCTTACGGAGGGCCTTAGATGACTGACCTGCTGACCCCCATCCAAGCCGCACTCGATCTTGCGCAAACACCCCTGACCTTGAGCGAGTCCGGCGCCCTGCCCTCGGTATTCGCCGTGACTGACCTGGCCGCCGCCAGCATCGGCGCAGCCGGCCAGGCCATCGCCGTGCTTATCCGGCAGCAAACTGCACGCTTGCCCAGCCCCAGTGTGGACCGCCGCCTCGCCTCGTTCTGGTTTTCCTCCACGATTCGCCCACTGGGCTGGCAGGTACCCGCGCTGTGGGACCCGATCGCCGGCGACTACGCCAGCGCCGACGGCTGGGTCCGCTTGCACACCAACGCCCCCCATCACCGTGCGGCGGCCGAACGGGTGCTGGGCAGGGCCACTGACCGCGCACAAATGGCGCGTTACGTCGGCCAGTGGACCGCCGCCGAACTGGAACAGGCGGTGGTCGATGCGGGCGGTTGTGCGGCACAAATGCGCACCTTGCAGGCCTGGCAGAACCACCCCCAAGGCTTGGCGGTAAATGCTGAACCACTGGTGCAGCGTCACACCTTCGAAACCTTCGGCGACAAACCCTGGCTCGGCAGCGCCGCCCGCCCGCTGGCCGGTATAAAGGTGCTGGACCTGACCCGCGTCTTGGCCGGCCCCGTCGCCAGTCGTTTCCTCGCGGGCTTGGGCGCGGATGTAGTGCGCATCGACTCGCCTACCTGGAACGAACCCGGCGTCGTGCCGGAAATGACCCTGGGCAAGCGCTGCGCGCGCCTCGATTTGAAAAGCCGCGAAGGTCGGCAGGTATTCGAAACCTTGCTCATGGACGCCGATATGCTTGTGCACGGTTACCGTGCCGATGCGTTAGAGCAATTGGGCTACCCGGCCGAAAAACTGCAACGCATCGCCCCGGGGCTTATCGATGTCAGCCTCAATGCCTATGGCTGGAGCGGCCCGTGGCGCAATCGGCGCGGCTTTGACAGCCTGGTGCAGATGAGCAGCGGGATTGCCGACGCCGGCATGGCCTGCCAGCAAGCGGACAAACCGGTGCCGCTGCCGGTGCAGGCGTTGGATCACGCCACCGGTTATCTGATGGCGGCCAGTGCGATCCGCGCCTTGGCCGAGCGCCTGGCATCCGGCCGGGGTGGGTCGGCGCGCTTGTCATTGGCGCGCACGGCGAAATTGTTGGTGGACGCAGGCCACGTGCCGCAGCAACCGCTGCTGCGGGCCGAAGATACCCGTGATCAAGGCCTGGTGGTGGAGCAGACGGCCTGGGGCCAGGCGCATCGCTTGTTGGCGCCGGTGAGCATCAATGGCACGCCTCTGCAGTGGGACTTGCCGGCCGGAGAGCTGGGGTCGCACCGGCCACAGTGGTGACTTGAAGAATGCCATCGGGGGCAAGCCCCCTCCCACATTTGAACGGTGAACGCTTTAAAAGTGTGGGAGGGGGCTTGCCCCCGATGAGGCCCGTACAGCCACCCTCAATCCCGACGCCCCAGCGACGCCCACAAATGCTGCGCCGCATACGCCCTGAGCGGCCGCCACGCCTCGGCTCGCGCCAACAATTGCCGCGCCGACACCGGCCCGCCTTCCAGCGCCGCCAGCGCATTGATCAACCCGATGTCCCCGGACGCAAACGCATCCGCCTCGCGCAATTGACGCATGGCGATGTAGTGCGCGGTCCAGTCGCCAATCCCCGGCAGCGCGACCAACCGCGCAACGCTCTCCTTCAAGCCGGCCTTGGGCGCAAACAGCTGCGGATCATCCAGCAGGGCCTGGGCCACTCCCGACAACGTGCGCCCTCGTGCCCTCGGCATGCCTAGGGTGGCAAGGTCCGCCGCCGCCAGTACTTCAGCCGTCGGGAACACGTGGGTAATAGCGGCATGGGGTGTTTGCAGCGGCTGGCCGTATTGCGCCACCAATTTGCCTGCCAGGCGAATCGCCGCCACCACCGTGATCTGCT
Above is a genomic segment from Pseudomonas sp. R5-89-07 containing:
- a CDS encoding CoA transferase, coding for MTDLLTPIQAALDLAQTPLTLSESGALPSVFAVTDLAAASIGAAGQAIAVLIRQQTARLPSPSVDRRLASFWFSSTIRPLGWQVPALWDPIAGDYASADGWVRLHTNAPHHRAAAERVLGRATDRAQMARYVGQWTAAELEQAVVDAGGCAAQMRTLQAWQNHPQGLAVNAEPLVQRHTFETFGDKPWLGSAARPLAGIKVLDLTRVLAGPVASRFLAGLGADVVRIDSPTWNEPGVVPEMTLGKRCARLDLKSREGRQVFETLLMDADMLVHGYRADALEQLGYPAEKLQRIAPGLIDVSLNAYGWSGPWRNRRGFDSLVQMSSGIADAGMACQQADKPVPLPVQALDHATGYLMAASAIRALAERLASGRGGSARLSLARTAKLLVDAGHVPQQPLLRAEDTRDQGLVVEQTAWGQAHRLLAPVSINGTPLQWDLPAGELGSHRPQW
- a CDS encoding HAMP domain-containing sensor histidine kinase, which encodes MRSLFWRILASFWLAIALVAGLSILLGHMLNQDAWILSRHPGLNNLAQEWTQLYEAQGEEAAQDLLQQRKRQYHIDVQVLNESGEPVVRGTFPRRAAAFEARQNDSQDGHLPWRRLTAEYTSEKTGDTYLLIYRIPHPELDAWHRSSLLWPFSALAIALVVLTLFSLLVTLSITRPLSRLRGAVHDLGQATYQQNSLAQLANRRDEFGVLATDFNRMGARLQSLIASQRQLLRDVSHELRSPLARLRIALALAERASPEEREKLWPRLTRECDRLEALISEILVLARVDADNASAEEVDLNPLLKTLQKDAQLSAPEQEVQLTTEPDLRLKGWPTMIERAVDNLLRNAQRFNPAGQAIELNAQRRGERILISVRDHGPGVEAEHLSQLGEPFYRAPGQTAQGHGLGLAIARRAAERHGGQLILANHADGGFIASIELPLVPGVATPA
- a CDS encoding DNA-3-methyladenine glycosylase, which codes for MRLAYQPPYDWAAMLEFLSARAISGLESVEAGVYRRSIRLAGQQGWISVAPGAGDWLDVEVDFPDPAVLPEIEWRLRRMFDLDAQPERINATLARDPLMAQLVAARPGLRLPGTWDGLELAMRAVLGQQITVVAAIRLAGKLVAQYGQPLQTPHAAITHVFPTAEVLAAADLATLGMPRARGRTLSGVAQALLDDPQLFAPKAGLKESVARLVALPGIGDWTAHYIAMRQLREADAFASGDIGLINALAALEGGPVSARQLLARAEAWRPLRAYAAQHLWASLGRRD